One segment of Clavelina lepadiformis chromosome 2, kaClaLepa1.1, whole genome shotgun sequence DNA contains the following:
- the LOC143445358 gene encoding uncharacterized protein LOC143445358, whose translation MSTVSDSSADVQIDEITSVTEMIPDSPDSPVQQSSPAPYVPIVRPGKQGAPAPMPQSADLADIQATVLQPVHRLFRPFKTTVTMPTLAVPAPPTTSAEDLLLWFQQLDELFQLVPDFEFMSKILTMVAATPAFHMAPLMKYISNGVTDKTREYEQFKQFLHARLILEIPSNM comes from the coding sequence ATGTCGACGGTATCTGATTCCTCCGCTGACGTTCAAATTGACGAAATCACTTCAGTTACTGAGATGATTCCCGACTCACCCGATTCACCGGTTCAACAATCATCTCCCGCGCCGTATGTGCCGATCGTCAGACCTGGGAAGCAAGGCGCTCCTGCCCCCATGCCCCAGAGCGCTGATCTAGCAGATATACAAGCTACGGTGTTACAACCAGTACATAGACTATTTCGGCCGTTTAAAACAACCGTTACAATGCCGACCCTTGCGGTTCCTGCGCCGCCAACCACTTCGGCTGAGGATCTACTACTTTGGTTCCAGCAGCTGGATGAACTGTTCCAGCTGGTTCCTGATTTTGAGTTTATGAGCAAAATCCTTACCATGGTAGCAGCCACACCTGCTTTCCACATGGCCCCCTTGATGAAGTATATATCCAACGGGGTTACGGACAAAACCCGGGAATACGAacagttcaaacaatttttgcatgcccGGTTAATCTTGGAGATACCCTCCAACATGTAG
- the LOC143445357 gene encoding putative hydroxypyruvate isomerase has product MHLLTAYSWIALEMGKLKFCANLSWLFKDAPLLERYQIAADAGFLAVEDAWPYEYDLQDLCEAKDRAKVQQISINTGCQDTLGNGANVNCLHAFRDDLDLAIKYANALQCKNIHIMTGKCNKSEDKDKAKEVFIDNLKYASGLLQSHGLVGLIEPINTFSVPNYFLTKSVEALEVLKLVNKPNILYQLDFFHLQIMEGNLSNTLQENFSSIGHIQIAQVPSRHEPGYSGEINFSHIFALLEDLGYSKWIGCEYLPSTSTAESLEWLRQYTKE; this is encoded by the coding sequence atgcatcTTTTGACTGCTTACAGCTGGATTGCTTTAGAGATGGGAAAGTTGAAGTTTTGTGCTAATCTATCTTGGTTGTTTAAAGATGCTCCTTTGCTTGAAAGATACCAGATTGCGGCAGATGCTGGTTTTTTAGCTGTGGAAGATGCTTGGCCGTATGAATATGATTTACAAGATCTATGTGAAGCCAAAGACAGGGCTAAGGTGCAACAAATTTCTATCAATACTGGCTGCCAAGATACATTAGGAAATGGAGCCAATGTCAATTGTCTGCATGCTTTTCGAGATGATCTGGATTTGGCAATAAAATATGCTAATGCACTCCAGTGCAAAAACATACATATCATGACAGGAAAATGTAATAAATCTGAAGACAAAGATAAAGCTAAAGAAGTGTTTATAGATAACTTGAAGTATGCTAGTGGGCTACTGCAATCTCATGGTCTTGTTGGTTTAATTGAACCGATCAATACTTTTTCAGTTCCTAATTACTTTTTAACAAAGAGTGTGGAGGCATTAGAAGTACTCAAGCTGGTTAATAAACCTAACATTCTTTATCAATTGGatttttttcatcttcaaataATGGAAGGAAACTTGTCTAATACACtccaagaaaatttttccaGCATTGGTCATATTCAAATTGCTCAAGTACCGAGTCGTCATGAACCTGGCTATTCCGGTGAAATTAACTTCTCTCATATATTTGCCTTGTTAGAAGATTTGGGTTATAGTAAGTGGATAGGATGTGAGtatttaccatcaacatcCACTGCAGAGAGCCTAGAATGGTTAAGACAATATACGAAAGAATGA